The sequence GAGCGCGGGGTACTCCGAACTGCCGCCCCCGCCACCACCGCCGGAACAGCCAGCCAATCCTGCGAGGCCGACCGTTCCGGCCGCGCCCGCCGCCTTGATCACGTCACGTCGTTCCATACCGCCACCATTGCTACCCATACACAACCCGCCGGCCACAATGTTAATAATAGTTTCTGTTCTTAGGATATCTAATCGGGCAAGATTATTCGAAAAAACCCGTCAGCGAAGACCTTCGGCGACGGCGGGGAGCGTCGTCACGCGTCGGTCAGGTTCGGCACCGATCGTCTCGGGCGGATCGCGCTGCCGGTTCACCCACGTCGTCGCCATTCCTGCGTTGCCGGCGCCGGCGACGTCCCACGCGTTCGAGGAGACCAGCCGACAGTCCGGGAGCGAGCGACCGAGCGTTTCGGCGGCGTGTTCGTAGACGGCGGGGTCGGGTTTGAACGTCCGGACGGCGTGGGCGCTGATGATGTCGTCGACGTGGGCGAGCAGCCCCGCGTTCTCCGCGAGGCGTTCGAGCATCTCCGGATTGCCGTTCGAGAGGATCACCACGTCGTGTCCGGCAGCCGACAATCGGTCGAGCGTCTCGGCGGCGCCGGAGAAGGGTTCGAGGTGGTCGTAGGCGTCGCGGATGCGTTCTCGGGTCTCAGCGTCCGGGTCCAGGTCGTACTGGGCGAGCGCGTAGTCGAGGGCGTGGGTCGTGATCGACCAGAACGGCTCGTAGTCGTCCATCTGCGCGCTCTGGTAGGAGTACTGCAGTTGCTTGCGTCGCCAGGTTTCGTCGACGGCGGCGACGAGCGTCTCGGCGACGCCGAGTTCCTCGCCGAGACGAGCGCGTACGCTACTCGTGTCACACAGCGTCCCGTACATGTCGAAGCAGAGTCCGGCCATGGGTGAGGCGAGGGCGGCGAGCCTCTTGGTTCGTTCCCTCGAGCCCACCGCGACACTTTAAGGAGCGCCCCCGCACACATCACCGGTATGGACATCCGCGAGGCAACGGCGACGGATATCGAGGGTATCAGGACGGTCGCCCATCGGTCTCTCGCCGCGTCGTACGGACACGCACTGGAGGAAGACATCATCGCACAGGCGGTCGAACGGTGGTACGACGAGGAGACCCTCGCCGACGACCTGGACGACCCCGACACGGAGTTTCTCGTTGCCGTCGACGGCGACCGCGTCGTCGGCTTCGTCCAGAGCTACGTCGTCGACCGCCGGGACACGGTCGGCGAAATCGACTGGCTCCACGTCGACCCCGAGAGCCGGGGCAGCGGCATCGGTGACCGCCTCCTCGAAGAACTCGAACAACGCCTGCTGGAACACGGCGTCTCCCGCATCGAGGGCCGGGTACTCGAAGCCAACGAGGCCGGATCCGATTTCTACCAGACGGAGGACTTCGAACAGGTCGGCCAGCGCACCGTCGAAATCGGCGGCGAACCGTTCGTGGAGAATCTCTTCTCGAAGTTCCCCGAAACCGGTGGCCGGCAGGTGCTCACGGAGGCGACGACGCTGCCCGACGGCCGGCAGGTGTACGTCGCCCTTGACGAGAGCGTTCGCGGCTCGACCGGACCATTCTACGCGGTGTATCTCGACCGAGACCGCGCCGAGCGCTACGGCTACCTCTGTGGCAACTGCGATAGCTTCGCCGTCTCGATGGACACGATGGGCCGAGTCGTCTGTAACGACTGCGAGAACCGCCGCAAGCCGACGCGGTGGGACGCCAGCTACCTCTGAGACGGATTATTGTACTGTCTACCGGTGGGTTGGCGGCCCACCGGTCACGACTTACAATAAACCGCATGAGCCGATTACCCAGTTATAACACAAGCTATTACTCGGTGCACCTCGCACCGGCAGTCATGTACTGGCACCATATCGGAGGGTCGCTACCGTGGTAACGACCACCCGACTGCTCGGCCTGCTGACGGTCGTGTTGCTCGCCTTCGCCGCGTTCGGCGCGTGGTACGCGCGGGGTCGCATCGAGACGGTCGAAGACTACATCACGGCCCGAAACTCGGCGGGCGGGGGGACGCTGACGGCCACCCTCGTCGCCTCCAGTATGGGGGCGTGGATCCTGTTCAGTCCCGCCGAGGCCGGCGCGGCCTTCGGCGGCATCACGGCCGTCGCCGGCTACGCCGCGGGGTCGGCGCTCGCCCTCGCGGCCTTCGCCCTCATCGGCCCGCGCATCCGTCACCTGCTTCCACGGGGGCACAGCCTCACCGAGTACGCCTACGCCCGCTACGGGACGGCGATGTACGCCTACGTCCTCCTGGTGTCCGTCGCCTACATGTTCGTCTTCCTCGCGGCCGAGTTCACGGGCATCGCGAGCGCGCTCTCGCTGATCGCCGGCGTTCCCGGCTGGCAGACCGCGACCGTCGTCGGCGTCACCGTCCTCGCGTACACCGGCTACGGCGGGTTGCGAGCGAGCATCGTGACCGACACCGTCCAGACGGTGCTCATCCTGCCGCTCCTGATCGTGAGCGTCGTCGTCACCCTGCTCGCGCTCGGCGGCACCGACGCCGCCCACGCGTCCATCGTCGACACCGCCCCCGAACTGCTCGCGGTGGGGTCGGCGTCGGGGCTCGAGTTCGGCGCGTACGTCGTCGTCGCCGTCGTCGGCGCGGAGATGCTGAACCAGGCGTGGTGGCAGCGCGTCTACGCCGCGAGCGACGCGGGGACGCTCCGGCGCTCCTTCCTCGTCGCCGCCGTCGCCGTCGTGCCGATGGTCTTTCTCGCGGGCGTGTTCGGCCCCATCGCCGTCGGTCTCGGCCTGGTCGAGGCGCCCGCCGACGCGAGCATCTCCTTTTTCCTCGTCGTGACCGAAGTCCTGCCCGACCCCGCCGTCGTCGCGGTTGCCATCCTCGCGGTGCTGCTGGTCGTCTCCAGCGCCGACACCCTGTTCAACGCCATCGCGAGCGTCGTCACCGCGGATCTGCCGCGCCTCCTCGACGTGGACGACGACCGCCTCACGACCGCCGCCCGCGCGGTGACTGTCGGCGTCGCCGCCGCGGCGACGGTGGTCGGCGCCCAGGGCTACTCCGTGCTCACCCTGTTCCTCCTGGCGGACCTCCTCGCCGCGGCGACGTTCGTCCCCCTCCTCTACGGTCTCTACTCGCCACGGGCGTGGTCCGGCGGCGTGTTGCTGGCCAGTGCCACCGGTCTCGTCGTCGGCGCCGCCTTCTTCCCGCCGGCTCGGGGCGTCCTCCCGCTGGCGGCGCTCCCCGCGGCGTCGTACTTCAACGCCTTCGTCGGCGCGGCCGCCGTCTCGACCGTGCTGGCCGTGGTGACCGCGCGCCTCGGCGGCGGGCGGTACGACCTCGACCGACTCGACGAGGAGATGCAGGATCTCGACGAGGGGGGTGAGCGACGATGACGCTCTCGGCGCTCGGCTTCGCCGTCCTGGTCTGGGGGTCGCTGGCCCTGGTCGGCGTCGTCTTCGTCTACGAACTGCTCGCCGTGTGGCGAGAGCGGACCGAAAAATAGCGCTCGGACGTGACGGACGGCGACCCGTCTCATCCGGATCGCCGTGAGTCATTTCTACACCGATCGCCCGCAGTCGGACGATCGCCGTGGTGTTACAGCAACCCGTCTCAGTCGCCGCCGATCTTCGCCTGGATGTCCTCGACGATGTCGGGGT comes from Haloplanus sp. XH21 and encodes:
- a CDS encoding GNAT family N-acetyltransferase — protein: MDIREATATDIEGIRTVAHRSLAASYGHALEEDIIAQAVERWYDEETLADDLDDPDTEFLVAVDGDRVVGFVQSYVVDRRDTVGEIDWLHVDPESRGSGIGDRLLEELEQRLLEHGVSRIEGRVLEANEAGSDFYQTEDFEQVGQRTVEIGGEPFVENLFSKFPETGGRQVLTEATTLPDGRQVYVALDESVRGSTGPFYAVYLDRDRAERYGYLCGNCDSFAVSMDTMGRVVCNDCENRRKPTRWDASYL
- a CDS encoding haloacid dehalogenase type II; amino-acid sequence: MAGLCFDMYGTLCDTSSVRARLGEELGVAETLVAAVDETWRRKQLQYSYQSAQMDDYEPFWSITTHALDYALAQYDLDPDAETRERIRDAYDHLEPFSGAAETLDRLSAAGHDVVILSNGNPEMLERLAENAGLLAHVDDIISAHAVRTFKPDPAVYEHAAETLGRSLPDCRLVSSNAWDVAGAGNAGMATTWVNRQRDPPETIGAEPDRRVTTLPAVAEGLR
- a CDS encoding sodium:solute symporter family transporter; amino-acid sequence: MVTTTRLLGLLTVVLLAFAAFGAWYARGRIETVEDYITARNSAGGGTLTATLVASSMGAWILFSPAEAGAAFGGITAVAGYAAGSALALAAFALIGPRIRHLLPRGHSLTEYAYARYGTAMYAYVLLVSVAYMFVFLAAEFTGIASALSLIAGVPGWQTATVVGVTVLAYTGYGGLRASIVTDTVQTVLILPLLIVSVVVTLLALGGTDAAHASIVDTAPELLAVGSASGLEFGAYVVVAVVGAEMLNQAWWQRVYAASDAGTLRRSFLVAAVAVVPMVFLAGVFGPIAVGLGLVEAPADASISFFLVVTEVLPDPAVVAVAILAVLLVVSSADTLFNAIASVVTADLPRLLDVDDDRLTTAARAVTVGVAAAATVVGAQGYSVLTLFLLADLLAAATFVPLLYGLYSPRAWSGGVLLASATGLVVGAAFFPPARGVLPLAALPAASYFNAFVGAAAVSTVLAVVTARLGGGRYDLDRLDEEMQDLDEGGERR